One Styela clava chromosome 4, kaStyClav1.hap1.2, whole genome shotgun sequence genomic window, TTTTTGTGGGCtaaatttgttgaattttaGAAGAAGGTATATAACATTTACAGTGTATGAAATATCAACATTATACTGTTGAAACTTTAGCGATATTGTCGTCTTTATGTAAGAATTACGAACATATCTTACCACACAAGACCTTGATATATCATGTTATCCTACCTTCTATCATGCTGACGCTTTTTACTTTAGGTTTGAGAGTTAGTTGGATAGTTCAGTGAGATCCAATACTTGAAGATTAGACTGTAAAATAGGACGTATAATCTCGGATTTACAATatggcacataatttatttcggATGAAAGATGCCTTTATCCGAGTGTTCTGATGACAATTGGCTACCTCGTAAATGCGCTAACTCAATTTAAATAGAACCATGTTACTTACTATAACGTATCGGCTACCAATATTGGGAACATTGTGGGAAGGTTTCTCTCAAAAGGTGGACTGACAGACACTTGAATTTTTTTCCAACACGGCTtgcttttttacaaaaattcaaaacgCCATATCGTCATGCCCCGAAAATTGACACTTGAcaagcatattaaaaaaaagtagtgtcgaaatgtgTCAACAAGGCGGTAATTGAAATATGGCATTATATATTGGAACTTATGGATAatgtcataatatatatatttgaattcacgctaccgttgtcaaattttatagaGGTCACCGTATAAAGCACTTTGCGAACCTTCAGATTAGACAATGGTTTTTATACCTCTAGTACGTGACCCAAAACTGGGTCGCCTGCAAATTTTCTTGGgtcatttgttttttcaacaaaaacctaaaggatactaaatttattttctaacaatttcattatatttttggCATTGAATTGTTGTTAAATAGAAATTGTATATGTTGGAAGTATCCATGAGTAAAAACTTGGCAGAATTCATCTTGCTGAGTAAAGCCACACTACCATTTCAAAAACTCGCTGATGGCAAACTTTTGGGGTAATTACTGTCGGaataaatgttatgtaaaaatgattgaTTACTGCCTCAATATGAATCATTATAAAAAACTAAAACTAATTTTCTTCACAAATTTGACACTATGCACACACATTTATAAAGTAAAGttgaaatgtggcaacaaggaGGTAACTGAAATTGTTCTATTGGAACAAAAAGttacttattttattttctagtaatttttaatatttattttttatttcggtATTGAGGTGTTGCCTAATAGTATTTGTATATATGGGAAGTATAAATGGCAGTATTCATTTTGCTAAGTAAAGCCACGCCACTATTTCAAAACTCGCTGATGGCAAACAAGCGCTACCTTCCCAATTTTGGGGTAATTACTGTCGGAATAAATGTTAcgtaaaatgattgttttatattagtcgATAAGTTTGCATCTATAAAAGTACTACCTGTCGTTTGTTATTTGAGCATGTCATTGGGTcgtaaaattttgcaaaatttattaaaaaaaaaattgggacgCTCGAAAAAAAAGGTTGCGAACCACTGAATTAGACCATGTCTGATAATTTACAGAATCGTATTCCAATGAGATTTAAAGATTGCGTTATTTTGTCACACTTATTGCTATATCGCTTGTAAACAGAGGGAAAGGTTATTTACCCAAATGGTTCGAAATATGAATTTCGTTTTGCAAACGACGCATTCAATCCATGTTTGTAAATTATCGCAATCTATAACTTTAATTATCCCGTGGCGACTTTGTTCAGTCGAAAGTATATAATGCACAGTTACACACCCAAGGGACAATACCATTCATAGACATTGACCCCTTTTATCAGTATTACTGTAACGTTATACAGAAATTCTATGTCGATTCGAAGTTAATTCAACTGAATCATTTTGGTTGCATTCTCAATTGTGCACTCCATCAGAAAATATGATTCACTAATGAGGCCCATCTTTCAGGCAAACCCTAATGTATTTTACCTTTGAGTCAGCATTAGATCTGTATTTTTGATACCCATAAACAAGTAACATCTCTGCTTTTTTCACAATGGATTACCAACTGCATGTGGTGTTACGCAGTGTGTATCGGCGTGCCGATTCCCATAGGACCCGGTGGAATTCGTTAGATACTTTATTATGCATCTGACGTTATTTGTGTGACGAGGGTTCTATTGCCTATATGAGTTGTATGTACTAGTTGTCGGTTAAATATGACTTAATTTTGTTAAAGGTTGGATTATTGAGTAAAAATTGCCGTCGATTAAAAACCCTCCTGTAAAATGGCGTTCACCAATTTGGGACTCTTTTGGATTATTCTTGGAGTAGCAATCGTAAGCGAAGGTAAGTTTATTTTTGGGGTATTTGAGAAAGAACGGTATTTATTGCAATGACTGATTTTATTGGTATCATCAAAATATATgaagaacaacaaaaaatgacGGTGAGATGTCGTGATTTTagatatttgtatatattatatggAAGCTCAAACTTGGCTTTGTGATTTAGGCAGTCATTTCAATTTGTTATTATTCCGTATTGCGTATCATCAGGCAAAATATCAAAACGCTATGTCGATCAACTCCTGCGGGACTGGCACGCGTAAAAGCAAGAAAATaccaatattatattatataatttttaaataataagcTTGACTAATTTGGAAAAACATAAGATGACACTTTTGAAAATTTCGGAATTAGTTGAAGCgttaaattttgttcaaatccgAGGAGCGAAAAACTGCAGTTCAAGTTCACCAACCCTCAAAAAACGCCAGACTCCGAATTCAACCCCTGGTGCTAGCTATTAAATGATTTTGGATAAAAgccaaaattcaaaatttggtcAAATGAATCATGCTATTTTTCTCTTCAGCTCAGGCCACGTATCCTCCAACGTGCGACTCAAATGCCGTTTGCGTCGGATATTATTCTGGATTCAATTGCTCCTGCAACAGTGGTTACAAAGGAAGCGATGGGGGATGTGTCAACATCAATGAATGCGTAGAGACGCCACAAGTTTGTACAGAAATTGAAACGTGCAACGATATTATCGGGAGTTACAACTGCACATGTGGTGATATTGACATCATTTGTCACGACCTTGCTGAGTGCATCAACGGCACCAATGCAACTTCGTGTGTGTGCAATGCAGGTTACACTGGAAACGGAACCCACTGCGTTGACGAAGACGAATGTGAGGTCGGTTCTCATTTTTGTAACCCTGATGCTAACTGCAGCAATACCGTGGGCAGTTACAGCTGCGCATGCCATGACGGTTTTGAAGGTAACGGTTTCTTTTGCATTGATCTGAATGAATGTGATATCGGAACGCATGACTGCGTTTCCCCGCTCACCTGTAACAATACACGAGGTAGCTTCGATTGCGTTTGTGGCGAAGACGGCTACTGTCACGATAATGGATATTGCGTTAACCTCGAAAATTCAACCTTCTGTGTGTGCAAAATTGGATACATTGGAAACGGCGTTTTGTGCGGCGATGTAGATGAGTGTGAAGCCGAAAATGATTGTCATTCGAATGCATCATGCAAAAACACAGAAGGAAGTTACAGATGTATTTGTAAAGAAGGCTACGGAGGAGACGGAAAGGAATGTAATTTTGCGAGTGTAATTTCAATTTCCATCGGATTGTTTGTGCTTAGTGTTACATCTTCAATGCTTTCTTATGGCTCTAGCTaagattattaaaaatagttATACAGTTGTACAATAGTTTttagataataatattaaatacacTGTTATAGTATATTACACTTCTAAGACAACTGTTAGAATTCTCGTGGGGATTGGATTTTTGGTTTCTATGATTCGGGTATGATTAACAATCAATTGATAATAGATTATTGAAacttatgattttattttaatataacgcgatttatttaatatttccaATCTGATATATGCTGAACAGTGCATTTATATtgcagaaatattttaattgggCAAAAAAATCCTAGTTGATAATTCTATTCGGGTTTGATTTTAGGAAACGGGGTTTGATGAAGGTATTTTAAAAGCAGCAACCCCTTAGAAGCGAAGGAAATTAACTTGAAAGTAAAATCATAGGCGACGACTGACATTTCAGGAAACGCAGAACAGTAATTAGATATAGATTATAAAACAGTCGTACAATATATATGAACCAGAGATGTAAACCTGCCGAATTTCAAATAAGAGTAGCATGTAAAATGAAGAAAGTATCCGCAAATCGAGCTTGGTATACGGCGAATAATCTGAGTTAGACAAGATAAAAATTGTAGATGAATAGAATATGAACCCGTTGTTGTTAAGACTGATTTCCAACCCTAACCTCAACTGGATAAGtactaatttggtattttaaaacgtggTAGGAgagtttttctcaaatctcacatttttgtatTAGTGACGGGGGCTTTGTAGAAAAGATCTCGATAACGGCGTATACTTCAGTAAGATGAACCACTTCCTACTGGgaatggttaacggttacgatttattttaaccgttaactgacatctcaggtacaaatcgtctttataatgtacaattctttcaaaaatgattacgtcatcgaaaatttatctcctgtggcgtttaattcaaaagaatatcgcTAACTGTATTGGTAAGGAGTAGGAcccaataaatttgaaaaataattgaagtaccaagattgctgattatgaaaatttgacaataattaattatgaatcagttttcggtcgaaacatagtgttcacgattttatttcaaaatcgtaCATTCAATGTCAACCAACAACTGcgtagttgatgctgtttttcaatatatatctcaaagcagaatttgcacatcgaatgctaaaaatttgtcacatgaatgacatttaataaggaatcgggttttactaaaatgGTTCTATTTGTCCCAACTACGCCGCATATCTCTTGCGGCAGAGCGATCACGAAACCACCTCGATTcgtaaataattttgagcgataccgagATGAGGTCACGcaaaattgctttgtaaccattgtgacgtaacaagctaaaacTATAGATTATTATGtgaaacgtcacgctgcggttaaccggttaattttacccggttaacggttaaagtgttttcccctaaaattcccagccctacatATGTACTTAATCGGAATGGGTCCACTTCTCCATTGGAAGTCGTACTTTTTAAGCtgtaataaacaaatatacGAGAGTCATATATCCGTTTCTCTGCAAGTAGCCTATAAATTTTGGCTGGTCAgtcatttttaggtttttattgaatatttgtatttggTTCACATCAATATGTGCAtgtaatatatatctatataaaagctgaaaaattaaaaagaaaaagtcATGACAACACTGAGAACATTTACGggaaaatgaatgaaaactaAACACTTcaaagaatattatttgaacacCATAGAGTCAATATAAACAACACAACGATATTTGATAGGTTATGTGCAATACTCGGAGCGGCACTATTACACGTAAAACTGCCATGCGTATTCTTGCATATAGTTTCTTTTGTACAATTATGTGTCCCTTCAAAGCACTCATTAACATCTTGGCAATACTGTCCGTCACCAGCAAACCCGATTCCGCAAACGCAGCCGATTTTCCCCCTTTCGTTCAAGCAGTATGCTGACCCGTGACAAACTTTACCGTTGCAGAAACACTTATAGCTGCCTTGTTCATTCTGACAAGTTTCTATTTGTTGACACACACTACCAATGTCGTTACATTCATCAACGTCAATGCATTCCCTACCGTCTCCCATGTATCCTTCAAGGCATCGACATGAATGTCCTCCAGGATGATTTTCACAGGCTGCGTTTACGCTGCAAGTGTTTCGTACGTCACAGTCGTTAATGTCAACACATTGATGATCTTGTTTGATAAATCCGCtgttgcagttgcagactttcATAGAGCAGTATGCAAAATCCGGACAATCTCTAGATGTTTTGCATTTCTGACTCGAAACTGGTGGAAagtaaaacaaatgaaaaataaaattgtagaAACAGAAAATTCAACCAAATTGGAAGCGCGTGAGAAATCtattaaaactattttaattCTCTGAAAGGTATAAACTGTTATCTCAAAATATCTGCAAGCTTAATTGAAACCACCCGGGTTCAAATATCTCGAGTCCAATATTTACCGAAACCGACCCCACCTGGCCTGTTGGGAATTTTAAACAACTCTTATCCGAATCATTGAAGTAGGCCAAAAACTGAATTCAATAATATCTTGTCGGGTATGCTATGTGATTAAACTGTTACAAAAATATTGGCAACACCAAAGACTCATGCATGCCGATGtaattacattttattaaaagaAACTTAAAATTCGATTCCAGCACCGGCGAACTATATAGTTAGACTCCGATAACAAATTTTAGGAAATTGGTAGTACAATATAACTCCGACAGAGCAAAACAGGAAAATGCAAAACTTATCGACTCTTAAAGTCTCTTCTAGTGGCAGTCGTCTTcgagacaaaaaaattaaattgtcaTGTCTAAAAGTATGTACGTTCACAATCGCCTATGAGATGTAAGTCCTTATTTGGCGATTACCATTATATTTGCATAATGTTACTTACTATTTGATGggaagagattatgttattcctATTAAATCTTATAGTCACGTGGTTTCGAGTTTAAAATACCTCTTGGCCGCGCGTAAATACTAAGTTGTAACTAAATGATATATAGATATACGATCCAACGACACATTTAATATTTGCTGAAAAGTGATTTAAATTACAAATGATCGTTGATAAACGTTTATTCACTTTGAATATAATGATGGTGGCATCAATAGCGTATTTCATAATAGATAATCACTGATGATCTCTAGTGCGAGTGCTTTATCTGGCATTAAATAATCATAGCACTTTGTCGAGTTCATTCATATATTTCTCCttaacaattcataaattatttgaacTTAATAATGGTAATCGAAATGTAACTTGCAGTATTCATGTTATATTATGGCTGATTGTAGATATGTGGAAAACACTTACCGGTTAATATTCCAGTAAAAACAATGTAGAGCTTCATTACTGCCCGGGGGCTACACATTCTTTCAGTAATTTACAACTTTCAGATAgcaaatcaaattaataaaatgtctCGTACTGCTTTAAGGATAAATCGGAAATCCATGAACTGATACAACTAAATCTGATGTttagtaatggataaaaaaaaaacataaaaatatttaaatataaaatatattcgattgaaaaagtacaacagcaacaaaatatACAACTGCAATAGCAGCAGTATCATGGTATTACGAAAAAGAACGTTTATCTAGAATATCATCAAACATATGACGTGATAGCGatgtgtgatattttttattacatatcaTTTTCAATGGTTGTTTTGGTAACGCGGGGATTAGAATTTCTGACTCTGATTTTTTACAGAGATAAAATGTGTCGTTTAGGACGAACATTTATATCTGATTTTAGTTAATGCAAATAAGGTTATTTATATGTCATCCTGGctctaaaataatatatttaaaattcaatattcccagcgaatgtaataaatttgaaaattttcctaaAGCTTACATTAATCGCCATGTAATATTAACAGACTCGAACAGTTTCCCAATTCGGTGACCTTTATCATGCTAAACGgtattttttcaagatttttttaaaaaaattttcttcccTTGACTTTTCCAGCAATCTTAGCTCCAACTGTCCCAACCCCCATGTTAGGCAGTATCTTGTCTGACCTCTATGTTACTTGTAGATTGCTTGTCTGTTGGTAATTAATGGACAAATCGAGTCCACAAGAAAACGACAATTTCCAATGAGAAAATTTCTCTAGAaatatgtacatatatataaataaatctatatggCAATTGCTCAATAACAAAAGTACCAAGTTTGTTAAATTTCTTGTTTAAGGTGAGGCTAATAGATTGCCTTTGGTTGACTCATCTGTCCGCTATCTCAGTTGTCAACAAAACTTCTCTTCCACTTTATAATTATTATCATCTTTGATACTTTcgttcacaaattttttttatattcgaaTCTAACCCTAGCAAACCTGAAACATGGTGTACACCCAAATTAGGAAAATGTAATatgaaaactcaaaatcgccataCTTCTACTGTTCGATCTGGGAAAGTATGAATGTGGTTTCTTTTCGTCATAATCGAATCTACCACATATGAATACCACCTCGAAGAAACCTGACAGTATCGGTGTACTGCTAATCTGCCCTGGGGCAAAACAAAaacgatttgaaaatttgtagaCATCTCTCTGCTGATAACGTACATGTATTGTCAAAACGAATAAATCAAAACATAAATATTAGGTCATATTTTAGGTTCAAAGGGTAAGCCAATACTGTTATTCTAGTACAAAAATTCCATACCGACGTGAGAAACGTATTGTGAAATAACATAGACAGCTGACGATTCAAGTTTCATTAACACAAGATTACTAGAATAATTTTAATAGCAAATCAActcatgaaaaataaatttaattgcgAAAAACCGTCTACTAGTTAAGTTATCCAGATTGCTAAATGCCGGAAGTgtgttgttgaaaatattacGCCAAAATTACAATAACACACCCTATAATACCTTATATCGGCAATGAAGTCATATCATGGTAAAATACTGATGCAAATAGACAAGTGGGGTAAATTATTATTCCATATCCatacaaaatgtttttgaaacaTATTGGTGATGATATCACAAATGATTTGTTGTAGTAACAAACGTTTTAATGACATCGTGAAATTAGGGGCAATCTAGATGCTCATTACCCTAACTTGGACACTTTTTATAGACTCCATAAAATTAAGTTGCCTTCAGGTGGTGATCTTTAGATGAAGCGTgggaataatttgaaatatatacattaCTTATGAAAAAATTACTGATATCCTTGTTAATTTTACCGTGCATGAATTTTTAACCACGTGTGATCGGCATTTCATCAACTGGCAATTGGTTTCTGAGGTCATACCAAAGAAAGAGAGATAGAAATAGATTAAAAAGTAAACGCGAGAGAGTGAGAAAGTATTGAATAAATCGCTACTGTAATAGTAAAGTACTCCGATATGAAAcagatatgaaaaaaaattattacatataGTAAAAATTATATCCGTGCAAGAAATTTATTCATTAAAACCAACCTATTTTTACCAGGAGTAAATATTGATACGAAGAGTGAGAACAGTGAGAAATGCGATTACAAAATGCAAATATGAAGATATGTTCATTTTCCCGCTCGAACGTGTCAAGATAAATTGCATAGATCCCACGGCATTATAGCAAAAATTCTGAACGAATAGAGCACATGACTGTCGAGATGCACATGATTCAATTGACATATGTTTCACCTCATTTGCACTGTAGCACTTGCAACCAAAATAGCATAACATTGCCGTTTCATTGCAAGCATCAAGGCCGCTGCAAACGCATTCAATCTCGTTGTACTGTGGAAATGCTAACACAGCTTTCGTACTCAGACAATCTAAAAAGTTGATGCAGTCTCTATCCTCCTGTGTACATTCAAATATATCTTCATAGCAAAAGGTCTCATTACCGTAATAATGACTGGGACAAATGCAGTTGAAGCTTCCGGGTAAATTTTCGCATGCGCGTTCATCCGGACAATCGTGTCTGTCGTTCAAACATTCATTTACATCGAAACATTTTCCATAATGCTTTTCATATCCTTGGGGGCATTCGCAGCTTTTGGTTCCATTTCTCATTTCACAAATCATTTCATCTTTACATATTTCTCCATTATCCTCATCACAAACGCAGTGTAATCGTCCATTTATTTTCATGGACGTTTCAAATTGCGCACATTCTGTGACAGATCGTTTTGACGTCGATGGTGATCCGTCTATGTTTTCTGATTCTGTTTAATGAGAAGTGGGAATTTCTTTTCATTATATAAAAATCGgggaatgaaaaatatatatatacagtgaaAATAATTAAACTGTATCGGCTTTGGAAtggaaattattaaatatatattttcataggCGTGGCGTTACTTGATTCAACAATTGGCGGAATACAGCATTTGTGTACAAATTTAAGCTCAAGATGCAATAGGGATAACAGTAAAGGCCCGTATAATAatattcggcaaatatttactATATTTTCTCCTTAGACgcgtaaatatatatttcactgCATATGCTCTCTATCGGTAGTTTATTCCCTGCTTAGATGAGAAATTCACTTTGATTAACCTAGTAAAGCCAAATAGTTTGCTGAATTATCTAATCAAAATATTTACTTGCCTGCAAAACTTCCATATCCCAATATGTAAAGAAAAGTAAGAAGTTTCAGTAATGACATCTCTATGCGTTGAATTCATTCTATCATCTAAATATGGATATACTCTACGAATACGTAGTTGAGCACAACTTTTATATCCCGTGCGCATGCAGATCATTCGTAGACAAATAGACGACGATTGTTAATAATTAATCAAACCTATAAGCTTTATTAACTAAGACTGAAGGTCGGAATTTAATAACAGACCTAGACGCAACAGTTTATTATATTCTATTGTATAATTCATTCGTAATATAATGATAAGAAGATTACCTACAGGAAAATAAATATGACTAAAATGACTTCTGTCTGTTCAGGTCTGCGATAGTTGACGTCACATTTGTGGCCTTGGTTTGATTGATGATGATTTGTATTCAATAAAAATGGCGGGTGTGCTGTAGAGAACTCGCCTTTGATTCCAAAAGTGTTGAAAAATCCTAAGACTAACAAATGACACAAAGTGCGTTTAGAACTTTAAATGATATCTAGCGAAAAGCTGCGAATTCGGCTTGATTTTCtgtttaaattatataaaaaagtgaTATCTAGCAAATTTGGAACTGCAAAAATATagcataatttcaaaatatatatttttgtaaaaatgtttcacactgctgaatatttttaattcaactTGTATTTGAtcgaaattcattttatttagttattgtatatatatttattaacatATAAAACACAATTGATCGGTAGTCGGTACAGTTACAGCAATATTATTCACTAATCACAGGATATATGCATATATAATCATATAAATACCATCAATTATTGTACATATTTcttaaaattttccatttttgatcatgtttcgttattttgctatttttgtaTGCCCAAGTTGATTATCCGGACTCAATGTTTGAGGTATGTGTCACAGCACCTAACGAACCTGATTGGGTTTCATCACATCTcgaacaaaaatcaaaaaccCCATTATTagaacgatatatatatatatatattgtgattaTAATAATACTATATGATCCCACCTTAATTAAAGGTGATCATTTTGTAACGCATGTAACAGATATgtacaatcttttttttttaattatttagaAGATTTGTACTCTCTACCATCCTTCAAATGCAAATAAAAGAATACGTCAATGGcgattaatttaattttttcggAAAATATATATCGTTTGAATTGCTGAGTTTCCATTACAAGCGTTGCACTATAGTAGGAACTGCGTTAACTGACAAAAAAGATGTTATCACCGTCATCATAAAGTGATTATAAAATCTACGGTAAACTTTTTTCATGGTATTAAATTTTAAACGAAACTGATGACTTTGGACAAAATGGTGAAAATTACAACAAATAAACCACAAAAATAGTTTAAACGAATCGAATTTGCTGAACAAATGCTATCATCTACGCAAACGCATAAATTTTCAGTGGAGCAAGTTGAGCCAATCCCACATTCATTTGCACCACCAGCACATGTAATGGCCGAACAATTGAATCCATCTCCGGCATAATTTGTGGAACATTCACAATTTCCATCGATGCATTTGGCATTTTCGTGACAGCCAGAGTTATCTGAACAAGTTTTCCTACAAACAGATCCGACGGAAGTCCAATCTGAGGCACATGAGCATAGGCTGGATAAGCATTGCGAATTCGGCAGACACGAGGTTGTATCGCTACCGGTACAAGTCTTTTGTGTGCATTCAGCGGTTGATCCATCGCCCTCCCAATTTGCTGCACATACACATACGCCTTCGTAGCATAAAGCATTAGATGCGCAATCTGTTGCAGCAGTGCAATTTTTTCTGCATGCTGTCTCAATGGCTGTCCATCCGTCCTCACACTCGCACTTATTTTCATTGCTGCATTTGGAATTCGCGTCACAGTCACTAGATTGAGTACATGTTTTTTGAACACATGCGCTCTCTCCAGCAATAAAATTAACTCCACAGGAACACTGGAAAGTGCTCAAGCTTGAAGTACAAAATACGCTCGATCCGCATGTTGTCAATTTATCAGCTAAAGTGCATGTTTTCCCCGCACATGATCCAGTTGTTGCATCAACAGTTGATACGAATCCGCAGTTACAACCGAGCGAAGTTCCAGATGTTGCACAATAGGAATTTGTTTCTGTACACTGAGAATTTTGGGTGCAGGTTTTGCGGGTACAGTCCGTTCCAGAAACATCGAAATTCTTTTTACATATGCAATTTGTTCCGTCGCAATAAGAATTTGCTGAACTGCACAATGAAGCATCAGAAGTACACACTATTTGGCTGCATGCGTTACCGACCTCTTGATAATGTGCAACACATGCACACTTGTCGTCAGCGTTGCACACAGTGTCAGTGCCACAATTTGTTGCTGCATTACCGCCACAAGCTTTACGGGTACAATCGGCAACTGATGCTCCGTCAAAATTAAACTTGCAGGCGCAGTTACTCCCATCACAATATGAGTTTTGATCAGAAGAAATACAGACGGAATCGTCGCCACAAGTAATTTGTACACAAGTATTCTCATTAGCAACAAAATTTGCTCTGCAGCTGCACTTGTCATCATTGTCACATGCTGTGTTGGTCCCACAATTTGTTGCCGCATTTCCACCACAAGTTTTACTCGTGCACGTCGTTGAGCTTGTATCGTCAAACGTGATTTTACATGTACAGTCACCTGAACTACAATATGAGTTTGGATCTGCCGAAGTACAGACACTCGAATCTGTGCCGCAGTCTCGAACGCAGGCTCCATCTTTTACCGCGAATCCATCCGCACATGCACAT contains:
- the LOC120326542 gene encoding uncharacterized protein LOC120326542, giving the protein MSLLKLLTFLYILGYGSFAESENIDGSPSTSKRSVTECAQFETSMKINGRLHCVCDEDNGEICKDEMICEMRNGTKSCECPQGYEKHYGKCFDVNECLNDRHDCPDERACENLPGSFNCICPSHYYGNETFCYEDIFECTQEDRDCINFLDCLSTKAVLAFPQYNEIECVCSGLDACNETAMLCYFGCKCYSANEVKHMSIESCASRQSCALFVQNFCYNAVGSMQFILTRSSGKMNISSYLHFVIAFLTVLTLRINIYSWFSSQKCKTSRDCPDFAYCSMKVCNCNSGFIKQDHQCVDINDCDVRNTCSVNAACENHPGGHSCRCLEGYMGDGRECIDVDECNDIGSVCQQIETCQNEQGSYKCFCNGKVCHGSAYCLNERGKIGCVCGIGFAGDGQYCQDVNECFEGTHNCTKETICKNTHGSFTCNSAAPSIAHNLSNIVVLFILTLWCSNNIL